A DNA window from Haliovirga abyssi contains the following coding sequences:
- a CDS encoding fibronectin type III domain-containing protein, producing the protein MKKVSLLVVMMFLVLFTGCSLTPPKTPQNLVAKPIEKGIELYWDGVNGAKEYKVYSSKSESGEYTEIGNTNSNNYKITDLDAETIYFFKVNAKNNLGSSDDSEVVSASPKLEKPKNLKYEFKGYSLKLTWDSVENVTTYQILKSEGDNKNYSLLNTTEKNYFTITNIVNGKNYSFVVKSKNTLGVSDASNKIFITVKLPPTPPQNFTVSSGNSTALLTWDNVEKADFYNIYQKDAEGAETLVAGNIEKNEYTVEGLQNKTKYYFAVSSSNSNGEGDKTEYKLITPYNPDEKPDATTISVSKSNDSIKISWNKVIGATSYKIYYSTTQGGTYHKLKETTNLYYYDSYFDYDTTYYYVVKSINKAGESEYSNEDYITIHKLQPPLVPTNFTAYIDHPSGDVILTWDASYTAKYYKLYKIKYYDTPYQEITVVNSSIYTTSYNLGYLDSGEYIYALSAVNDAGTSEQYSIYGFTVTRR; encoded by the coding sequence ATGAAAAAGGTAAGTTTGTTAGTAGTTATGATGTTTTTAGTGTTGTTTACAGGGTGTTCTCTTACTCCACCTAAAACTCCACAAAATTTAGTTGCAAAGCCTATTGAAAAAGGTATCGAGCTTTATTGGGACGGAGTTAATGGCGCAAAGGAATATAAAGTATATTCTTCCAAATCAGAATCTGGAGAATACACAGAAATTGGGAATACAAATTCAAACAATTATAAAATCACTGATTTAGATGCAGAAACAATTTATTTTTTTAAAGTTAATGCAAAAAACAATTTAGGAAGTAGTGATGATAGTGAAGTAGTTAGTGCATCTCCGAAGTTAGAAAAACCTAAAAATTTAAAATATGAATTCAAAGGATATTCTTTAAAACTAACATGGGATTCTGTAGAAAATGTCACTACATATCAAATTTTAAAATCTGAAGGAGATAATAAAAATTATTCTCTATTAAACACTACCGAAAAAAATTATTTTACCATCACAAATATTGTCAATGGAAAAAATTATTCTTTTGTTGTAAAATCTAAAAATACTCTAGGGGTAAGCGACGCATCTAATAAAATTTTCATCACAGTAAAATTGCCTCCTACACCACCACAAAATTTTACTGTATCTAGCGGAAATTCAACAGCTCTTTTAACTTGGGATAATGTAGAAAAAGCTGATTTTTATAACATCTATCAAAAAGACGCTGAAGGAGCCGAAACCTTAGTTGCTGGTAATATCGAAAAAAATGAATATACTGTAGAAGGTTTACAAAATAAAACAAAATATTATTTTGCTGTAAGCTCCTCAAATAGCAATGGCGAAGGAGATAAAACAGAATATAAATTAATAACACCTTATAACCCAGATGAAAAACCAGATGCCACAACAATATCAGTTTCCAAATCTAATGATAGCATAAAAATATCATGGAATAAAGTAATTGGAGCTACAAGCTATAAAATTTATTACAGCACAACACAAGGTGGAACATACCACAAATTAAAAGAAACAACAAATCTTTATTACTACGACTCATACTTCGATTATGACACAACATATTATTATGTAGTTAAAAGTATAAATAAAGCAGGTGAAAGTGAATATTCCAATGAAGATTACATCACTATTCATAAATTACAGCCACCTCTTGTCCCTACTAATTTTACGGCATATATTGACCACCCCTCAGGAGATGTAATTTTAACTTGGGATGCTTCATATACTGCAAAATATTATAAATTATATAAAATAAAATATTACGATACCCCTTATCAAGAAATTACAGTAGTTAACTCATCAATATATACAACCTCATATAATTTAGGGTATTTAGATTCTGGAGAATATATATATGCATTATCGGCTGTTAACGATGCTGGTACAAGTGAACAGTACAGTATTTATGGATTTACAGTTACTAGAAGATAA
- a CDS encoding DUF2721 domain-containing protein has protein sequence MTLTTPALLFPALSLLLLGYTNRFLTLAQLVRGLHDHPESCVNRIIVKQIENLRIRIRLIRDMQFLGVLSLFFCVLSMTFLFISQEFLGDVIFGISLLLMLGSLALSVKEIGISVDALTLEMSDCEIGNR, from the coding sequence ATGACATTAACAACACCAGCTTTACTATTTCCAGCATTATCCCTTTTATTATTGGGATATACAAATAGATTTTTAACATTAGCACAACTTGTTAGGGGGTTGCATGATCATCCAGAGTCGTGTGTAAATAGGATTATTGTAAAACAGATAGAGAATTTAAGAATAAGAATAAGGTTAATAAGAGATATGCAGTTTTTAGGGGTATTAAGTCTATTTTTTTGTGTTTTAAGTATGACATTTTTATTTATATCACAAGAGTTTTTAGGAGATGTAATATTTGGAATAAGCTTATTATTAATGCTTGGTTCTTTAGCTCTTTCAGTTAAAGAGATTGGAATATCTGTGGATGCTTTGACTTTAGAGATGAGTGATTGCGAGATTGGGAATAGATAA
- a CDS encoding AAA family ATPase — MKEFNITGTCIPEEHYMVDTSLKLNEMMKFVEKRKYFTINRPRQYGKTTMMYLLEKKLKNNKDYFLIRMSFEGMGNESFENEEIFSKTFIEMMADKIENKNKEICQYLYLELKNIGKLKDLSKLITKLIKKIDKKVVLIIDEVDKSSNNQLFLTFIGMLRDKYLSRNEGLDNTFHTVILAGVHDVKNLKLKLRPDENRTLNSPWNIAVDFDIDMSFNPREIATMLIDYEADAKTGMNIKEMSEKIYMYTNGYPFLVSKLCKVIDEKLNRDFTKKGIEEAIKITLENPNTLFDDIIKNIENNREFYDFIEKVILGNDKVDYVHTNKMVSIGKMYGIIKEKNKKVEIDNKIFEILIYNHMIANREIKKGVVLTYEFRTKFIEDDGNLDMELVLTKFQELMKAEYRKIDEKFVEREGRLLFLAFLKPIINGTGFYFVESETRESNRMDIVVTYNMKKFVIELKIWRGGQYEQEGREQLCKYLEAQNLDKGYMVFYNFNKGKEYVKDSIMVEGKEIFEIIV; from the coding sequence ATGAAAGAATTTAATATAACGGGAACTTGTATTCCAGAAGAGCATTATATGGTAGATACGTCTTTAAAATTAAATGAAATGATGAAATTTGTAGAAAAAAGAAAGTATTTTACAATAAATAGACCAAGACAATATGGAAAAACAACAATGATGTATTTATTGGAGAAAAAATTGAAAAATAATAAAGACTATTTTTTAATAAGGATGAGTTTTGAAGGAATGGGAAATGAATCTTTTGAAAATGAAGAGATTTTTTCAAAAACTTTTATAGAAATGATGGCGGATAAAATAGAAAATAAAAATAAAGAAATATGTCAATATTTATATTTAGAGTTAAAAAATATAGGTAAACTTAAAGATTTATCAAAATTAATAACGAAATTAATTAAAAAAATAGATAAAAAAGTAGTTTTAATAATAGATGAGGTAGACAAAAGTAGCAATAATCAACTGTTTTTAACTTTTATAGGAATGCTTAGAGATAAATATTTAAGTAGAAATGAAGGATTGGATAATACATTTCATACAGTAATATTAGCAGGAGTGCATGATGTCAAGAATTTAAAGTTGAAACTGCGACCAGATGAGAATAGAACATTAAATAGTCCGTGGAATATAGCAGTAGACTTTGATATAGATATGAGTTTTAATCCACGTGAGATAGCAACGATGTTGATAGATTATGAAGCCGATGCTAAAACAGGAATGAATATAAAAGAGATGTCAGAAAAAATATATATGTATACAAACGGTTATCCATTTTTAGTAAGTAAATTGTGTAAAGTAATAGATGAAAAATTAAATAGAGACTTTACCAAAAAAGGGATAGAGGAAGCTATAAAAATTACGTTAGAAAATCCCAATACATTGTTTGATGATATAATAAAAAATATAGAGAATAATAGAGAGTTTTATGATTTTATAGAAAAAGTTATATTAGGAAATGATAAAGTCGATTATGTACATACAAATAAAATGGTATCAATAGGGAAAATGTATGGAATAATAAAAGAAAAGAATAAAAAAGTAGAAATAGATAATAAAATATTTGAAATATTGATTTATAATCATATGATAGCAAATAGAGAAATAAAAAAAGGTGTAGTCTTAACTTATGAATTTAGAACGAAATTTATAGAGGATGATGGGAATTTGGATATGGAATTGGTATTGACTAAGTTTCAAGAATTGATGAAAGCTGAATATAGAAAAATAGATGAAAAATTTGTAGAGCGAGAAGGACGACTACTATTTTTAGCTTTTTTGAAGCCAATAATTAATGGAACAGGATTTTATTTTGTAGAATCGGAAACAAGAGAATCAAATAGAATGGATATAGTTGTTACCTATAATATGAAAAAATTTGTAATAGAATTAAAAATATGGCGTGGAGGACAATATGAGCAAGAAGGAAGAGAACAGTTATGTAAATATTTGGAGGCACAAAATTTAGATAAAGGTTATATGGTATTTTATAATTTTAATAAGGGAAAAGAATATGTGAAGGATAGTATTATGGTTGAAGGAAAAGAAATATTTGAGATAATTGTTTAG
- a CDS encoding alpha-amylase family glycosyl hydrolase, whose translation MKKIMAIFTVGLIMLGGCGAPQVKKETKNVVKKVEKKVIADITLSNVPSKLPEYSNINKGNIWKNLLIVYPDKNRGGYIIGRGIQADISRKNKMKKRIKMVKDTEVTKEMLASHNLILIGNTKTNRVLQQMDKYLTIKANGDKVIIGKKEYVGKNYGVTYYYPNLYNLNNSMILVMGNSGTALKEYDFKKYDLIAFEGIKQMIPVYSKEKGYGRFNQDWKLDFLEVDPSALDTGENVKLKVGDIKKYPFPKWAEGKVIYEIFLRSYYDSNGDGIGDIQGLIKKLDYIKSLGADIIWLTPIFDSPSYHGYDIKNYFKINKDYGTVEDFRELAEEMHKRGMKLVLDLVLNHCSNQEPHFRDAHNNPNSKYDKWFYFSNIQNTIYHDWFFRDDDNRRDTINSHMPAWNTNNIDVVNFQVSIAKFWMDPNKDGNMNDGADGYRLDYAKGPSHNYWKLFRQKVKAINSKTLLLGEIWTDLDKLPPYFDNEFDAAFDFSLQGAMTSGVFKDVDDTLKSEEKVLPKNAVMARFLSNHDLDRFPTYIPKNQLKVYAALLMTLNGMPTLYYGDEIGQKGEGSDGDEGRRAPMEWYKNNKGAGMTSWTSVYNKNVDGISVEEENGVKGSLLNEYKKLIKVREKYIDIFGTGKAEFITAYEMKNGKEKKARRVLSYFVENGGKKAFVVLNFGKAGEYSLKFDKNYNEEYKEVLNGGENLVLNGNKLKVNLDAFSAKVYIVE comes from the coding sequence ATGAAAAAAATAATGGCAATTTTCACAGTAGGATTAATAATGTTAGGAGGGTGTGGAGCACCACAAGTAAAAAAAGAAACAAAAAACGTAGTAAAAAAAGTTGAGAAAAAAGTAATAGCAGATATTACCCTTTCTAATGTTCCATCAAAATTACCAGAGTACAGTAATATAAATAAAGGAAATATTTGGAAGAATTTATTAATAGTGTATCCTGATAAAAATAGAGGTGGGTATATTATAGGAAGAGGAATACAAGCAGATATTTCAAGAAAAAATAAAATGAAAAAAAGAATTAAAATGGTAAAAGATACAGAGGTTACAAAAGAGATGTTAGCTTCTCATAATTTGATATTAATAGGGAATACAAAAACAAATAGAGTATTACAACAAATGGATAAATATTTAACTATAAAAGCAAATGGAGATAAAGTTATAATTGGGAAAAAAGAGTATGTTGGAAAAAATTATGGAGTAACTTATTATTATCCTAATTTATATAATTTAAACAATAGTATGATATTAGTAATGGGAAATAGTGGAACTGCATTAAAAGAGTATGATTTTAAAAAATATGATTTAATTGCGTTTGAAGGTATAAAACAGATGATACCTGTATATTCTAAAGAAAAAGGATACGGAAGATTTAATCAAGATTGGAAATTAGATTTTTTAGAAGTCGATCCATCTGCTTTGGATACAGGAGAAAATGTAAAATTAAAAGTTGGAGATATAAAAAAATATCCATTTCCTAAATGGGCAGAAGGTAAAGTAATATATGAAATATTCTTGAGAAGTTATTATGATAGTAATGGAGATGGAATAGGCGATATACAAGGGTTAATAAAAAAATTGGATTATATAAAAAGTTTAGGTGCGGATATAATATGGCTAACACCTATATTTGATTCGCCGAGTTATCATGGATATGACATAAAAAATTATTTTAAAATAAATAAAGATTATGGAACAGTGGAAGATTTTAGAGAATTAGCAGAAGAGATGCATAAAAGAGGAATGAAATTAGTGTTAGACCTTGTATTAAATCATTGTTCTAATCAAGAACCACATTTTAGAGATGCACATAATAATCCTAATTCTAAATATGATAAATGGTTCTATTTTTCGAATATACAAAATACAATTTATCATGATTGGTTTTTTAGAGATGACGATAACAGAAGAGATACTATAAATTCTCATATGCCAGCATGGAATACAAATAATATAGATGTTGTAAATTTTCAAGTGTCAATTGCTAAATTTTGGATGGATCCAAATAAAGATGGAAATATGAATGATGGTGCAGATGGATATAGATTGGATTATGCAAAAGGACCTTCACATAATTATTGGAAATTATTTAGACAAAAAGTAAAAGCAATAAATAGCAAAACACTTTTATTAGGAGAAATTTGGACTGATTTGGACAAATTACCACCTTATTTTGATAATGAATTTGATGCAGCATTTGATTTTTCATTGCAAGGAGCAATGACTTCTGGAGTATTTAAAGATGTAGATGATACATTAAAAAGTGAAGAAAAAGTATTGCCCAAAAATGCAGTAATGGCTAGATTTTTATCAAATCATGATTTAGATAGATTCCCAACATATATACCTAAAAATCAATTAAAAGTTTATGCAGCTTTATTAATGACTTTAAACGGTATGCCAACTTTATATTATGGAGATGAGATTGGGCAAAAGGGAGAAGGTTCAGATGGAGATGAAGGCAGAAGAGCTCCAATGGAATGGTATAAAAATAATAAAGGGGCTGGAATGACATCTTGGACAAGCGTATATAATAAAAATGTAGATGGAATATCAGTAGAAGAGGAAAATGGAGTAAAAGGAAGTTTATTAAATGAATATAAAAAATTAATAAAAGTAAGGGAAAAATATATAGATATATTTGGAACAGGGAAAGCAGAATTTATTACAGCTTATGAAATGAAAAATGGAAAAGAGAAAAAAGCAAGAAGAGTGTTATCTTATTTTGTAGAAAATGGTGGTAAAAAAGCTTTTGTAGTTTTAAATTTTGGAAAAGCAGGAGAATATAGTTTGAAATTTGATAAAAATTATAATGAGGAGTATAAAGAGGTATTGAATGGTGGAGAGAATTTAGTTTTAAATGGGAATAAGCTTAAGGTGAATTTAGATGCGTTTAGTGCTAAAGTTTATATAGTGGAGTAA
- a CDS encoding secretin and TonB N-terminal domain-containing protein codes for MDKKRYPILIIMLLLLTYLSFGATYRGELIAKDRKITIDFKDVDLLDVIRIISRKFNLNLIAGNDVTGKVTVSFNNVPVDDAFEEILKINGYTYVKVGDIIRVISYQEAEKLYPKKVEKAKIVKKTKIYQVYKIYKGNINDIISKLKEILEKDDKIIGEENESKILAWVDEDEIKTLEMVINELDVGKEKVKEDKITEIFNAKYLKAEDLIGIIRDLDIKINGKITMNKTLNSVIIKGTKQDVKDIKNVFEKFDVPPLQVTIEAKIVEVAEGKDGTAGLNWTYVLPKDKVSGNNFELGVGDTTTANRASDGLALKIGMLDIDNFQMLYKNLLTNTNTNLLSSPNITTISGKKATLNIGDKVPYKETSGTGDTAVSSYKFEDVGIKLNVTPVITEDGKINMSITPEVSSVSSYTPDNVPMISTRSADTNVIINNGQTLVIGGLIKNRVTTTITSIPILGDIPILGELFKSKIKNNNKTNLIIFITPKIIKTRNFMNNINLNEVNAENRKKVKDKLIKKIEIKKSEVRDEK; via the coding sequence ATGGATAAAAAAAGATACCCTATATTAATAATAATGCTTTTATTATTGACATATTTAAGTTTTGGAGCTACTTATAGAGGGGAATTAATAGCTAAAGATAGGAAAATAACAATAGATTTTAAAGATGTAGATTTGTTAGATGTAATTAGAATAATATCTAGAAAATTTAACTTAAATTTAATAGCAGGCAATGATGTAACTGGAAAAGTAACAGTTAGTTTTAATAATGTGCCAGTGGATGATGCATTTGAAGAAATATTAAAAATAAACGGTTATACCTATGTAAAAGTAGGAGATATAATAAGAGTAATATCTTATCAGGAAGCAGAAAAATTATATCCTAAAAAAGTGGAAAAGGCTAAAATAGTCAAAAAAACTAAAATATATCAAGTTTATAAAATTTATAAAGGGAATATTAATGATATTATCTCTAAATTAAAAGAAATTTTAGAAAAAGATGATAAAATAATTGGAGAAGAGAATGAATCAAAAATTTTAGCTTGGGTAGATGAAGATGAAATAAAAACTTTAGAAATGGTAATAAATGAATTAGATGTAGGAAAAGAGAAAGTAAAAGAGGATAAAATAACAGAAATATTTAATGCGAAATATTTAAAAGCAGAAGATTTAATAGGAATAATTAGAGATTTGGATATAAAGATAAATGGAAAAATAACAATGAATAAAACATTAAATAGTGTAATTATAAAAGGAACAAAACAAGATGTAAAAGATATTAAAAATGTGTTTGAAAAATTTGATGTGCCTCCATTACAAGTTACAATAGAAGCAAAAATTGTAGAAGTAGCAGAAGGAAAAGATGGAACAGCAGGATTAAATTGGACATATGTGTTACCAAAAGATAAAGTTAGTGGAAATAACTTTGAATTAGGAGTTGGAGATACAACTACAGCTAATAGGGCAAGTGATGGATTGGCTTTGAAAATTGGAATGTTAGATATAGATAATTTTCAAATGTTATATAAAAATTTATTAACAAATACAAATACAAATTTGTTGTCAAGCCCAAATATAACTACAATAAGTGGGAAAAAAGCAACTTTAAATATAGGAGACAAAGTACCATATAAGGAGACAAGTGGAACTGGAGATACAGCTGTATCATCATATAAATTTGAAGATGTAGGAATAAAACTAAATGTAACGCCAGTAATAACAGAAGATGGGAAAATAAATATGTCAATAACTCCAGAAGTTAGTAGTGTAAGTAGTTATACGCCTGACAATGTACCAATGATTTCGACTAGAAGTGCAGATACTAATGTTATAATTAATAATGGACAAACATTAGTAATAGGCGGATTAATAAAAAATAGAGTTACTACCACAATTACTTCAATTCCAATATTAGGAGATATTCCAATATTAGGAGAATTATTCAAAAGTAAAATAAAAAATAATAATAAAACGAATCTTATAATTTTTATAACACCTAAAATAATAAAAACTAGAAATTTTATGAATAATATTAATTTAAATGAAGTTAATGCAGAAAACAGGAAAAAAGTTAAAGATAAACTTATAAAAAAGATTGAAATAAAAAAAAGCGAAGTGAGGGATGAAAAGTGA
- the pilO gene encoding type 4a pilus biogenesis protein PilO: MLKKIKNKFSKLSKDDKEKGALIIVGYMILISFSYNFIFKNDIENIAINKKKLLNYKFEYAKSVGKMSKLKDKKAEIENKTKEYNNLKKVYINSSEKQFLRNEIIQKGKDWKIQFKTVDFMEENGKFYKKFVIKLNISSSYSNLLNYLNSLNNLSKKLIIDNIIVKKNSKLVNSTITIHTIIMQKGDKNGE; encoded by the coding sequence ATGTTAAAAAAAATAAAAAATAAATTTTCAAAACTTTCAAAAGATGACAAAGAAAAAGGAGCTTTAATTATAGTTGGATATATGATTTTAATATCGTTTTCTTATAATTTTATATTTAAAAATGACATAGAAAATATTGCAATTAATAAAAAAAAGTTGTTAAATTATAAATTTGAATATGCAAAATCAGTAGGGAAAATGTCAAAATTAAAAGATAAAAAAGCAGAAATAGAAAATAAAACGAAAGAGTATAATAATTTAAAGAAGGTATATATTAATTCTTCAGAAAAACAATTTTTAAGAAATGAAATTATTCAAAAAGGAAAAGATTGGAAAATTCAATTTAAAACAGTAGATTTTATGGAAGAAAATGGAAAATTTTATAAAAAATTTGTAATAAAATTAAATATTAGTTCTAGTTATTCTAATTTGCTAAATTATTTGAATAGTTTAAACAATTTAAGTAAAAAACTAATAATTGATAATATAATAGTAAAGAAAAATAGTAAATTAGTAAATTCTACAATAACAATACATACTATTATAATGCAAAAGGGTGATAAAAATGGGGAATAA
- a CDS encoding prepilin-type N-terminal cleavage/methylation domain-containing protein: protein MKNRGFTLIELMISIAVMGFIMAGIGKIIIFATKAYTMNVEITDSITKIKPVLKRIENKLIESNLTVTPELNDIVKDNSGNVVGVRIKDKENNYYWYWWDENGNGTRDTTEDNSDLGKGKNFYRDNIPIFRSKGTDWAESSVKLTSVKFVFYKTNNSDVTTVIENPNTGDLVNADYMKIIIKEQGAISDNKIAPELKFSTGFKFK, encoded by the coding sequence ATGAAAAATAGAGGATTTACACTAATTGAATTAATGATTTCAATAGCTGTTATGGGATTTATAATGGCAGGAATTGGCAAAATAATTATTTTCGCAACTAAAGCATATACAATGAATGTAGAAATAACAGATTCAATAACAAAGATAAAGCCAGTTTTAAAGAGAATAGAGAATAAATTAATAGAAAGTAATTTGACAGTAACACCAGAACTAAATGATATAGTAAAAGACAACAGTGGAAATGTAGTAGGGGTAAGAATAAAGGATAAAGAGAATAATTATTATTGGTACTGGTGGGATGAAAATGGGAATGGCACAAGAGATACAACAGAAGATAACAGTGATTTAGGAAAAGGCAAAAATTTTTATAGAGATAATATTCCAATATTTAGGAGTAAAGGAACAGATTGGGCAGAAAGTAGTGTAAAATTAACAAGTGTAAAATTTGTATTTTATAAAACAAACAATAGCGATGTAACTACAGTAATTGAAAATCCAAATACAGGAGATTTAGTTAATGCTGATTATATGAAAATAATTATAAAAGAGCAGGGAGCAATATCTGATAATAAAATAGCACCTGAATTAAAATTTTCTACTGGTTTTAAATTCAAATAA
- a CDS encoding prepilin-type N-terminal cleavage/methylation domain-containing protein has protein sequence MKRKLGKKLEDKLGNRKDNGFTLVEILIAIVILTLAVFPFLQVIANNTNVTIEGKRKFVASHYAKELLEEIKLKRFDEKKKKRDTPNAGQWSRVETGTAIIVREDDEDKSSINRAENDWDDIDDYNGYNESGIGILDFNGLDSNKEPEDKNYYRKVSVIYVNDSDLTPAPIDTTTDTKKVKVECYYKDSYNINNNYNTKNRVVLIWYLKKK, from the coding sequence ATGAAAAGAAAATTGGGAAAGAAACTAGAAGATAAATTAGGGAATAGAAAAGATAATGGATTTACATTAGTGGAAATTTTAATTGCTATAGTAATATTAACATTGGCAGTATTTCCTTTTCTGCAGGTAATAGCAAATAATACAAATGTTACAATTGAAGGGAAAAGAAAATTTGTAGCTTCTCATTATGCAAAAGAATTATTAGAAGAGATAAAATTAAAGAGATTTGATGAGAAAAAGAAAAAAAGAGATACTCCAAATGCAGGGCAGTGGAGTAGAGTAGAGACGGGAACAGCAATTATAGTAAGAGAAGATGATGAGGACAAAAGTTCTATAAACAGAGCAGAGAATGATTGGGATGATATAGATGATTATAATGGATATAATGAATCTGGAATTGGGATTTTAGATTTTAATGGATTAGATTCAAATAAAGAGCCTGAAGATAAAAATTATTATAGAAAAGTATCTGTAATATATGTAAATGATTCTGACTTGACACCAGCACCTATAGATACTACTACAGACACTAAAAAAGTGAAAGTTGAATGTTATTACAAAGATTCTTATAATATCAATAATAATTATAATACAAAAAATAGAGTAGTTTTGATTTGGTATTTAAAGAAAAAATAG
- a CDS encoding pyridoxal phosphate-dependent aminotransferase: MAEIKSFKVMDILEKANEMEDIIHLEIGEPDFDTPIEIKNEGIRAIKEEKIGYTHSMGKKELREAIAMYYNKKYGTNLKYKNVVVSAGTSPALLLAVYTAMEFSGKNEILVSNPGYACYPNFIKFLNGKVSYYELSSEDGFSINIEKIKEKITDRTAAILINSPGNPTGVVLKKKDYMELAELGITIISDEIYQGLVYEGKQYDTILNYTVNAIALNGFSKLFAMTGWRLGYLIIPDRYIMLTQKLEQNLFISANTISQYAAIEALTNENVDKQINNMVKEYNKRRLFALAEIKKWGLKVAANPLGAYYIIIDVREYTNNSLIFAYKTLEKARVAVTPGIDFGTNLEGFIRISYAVSIENLEEGIKRLGEYLQNEKKIGKETRR, from the coding sequence ATGGCAGAAATAAAATCATTTAAAGTTATGGATATATTAGAAAAAGCCAACGAAATGGAAGATATTATCCACCTAGAGATAGGGGAACCAGATTTTGATACGCCAATAGAGATAAAAAATGAAGGAATAAGAGCAATTAAAGAAGAAAAAATAGGATATACGCATAGTATGGGGAAAAAAGAGTTGCGAGAAGCTATTGCAATGTATTATAATAAAAAGTATGGAACTAATTTAAAATATAAAAATGTGGTTGTGTCAGCAGGAACAAGTCCTGCGCTTTTACTGGCAGTATATACTGCAATGGAATTTAGTGGAAAAAATGAAATTTTAGTTTCAAATCCAGGATATGCTTGTTATCCTAATTTCATAAAATTTTTAAATGGAAAAGTATCTTATTATGAATTGTCTTCTGAAGATGGATTTAGTATAAATATAGAAAAGATAAAAGAAAAAATAACAGATAGAACAGCAGCAATATTGATAAACAGTCCAGGGAATCCAACTGGTGTAGTATTAAAGAAAAAAGATTATATGGAGCTTGCAGAATTAGGAATAACAATAATATCTGATGAAATTTATCAAGGGCTGGTATATGAGGGGAAACAATATGATACAATATTAAATTATACAGTGAATGCAATTGCATTAAATGGATTTTCTAAACTGTTTGCAATGACTGGTTGGAGATTGGGATATTTAATTATTCCAGATAGATATATTATGTTAACTCAAAAATTGGAGCAGAATCTCTTTATTTCAGCAAATACAATATCTCAATATGCTGCAATAGAAGCATTGACAAATGAAAATGTAGATAAACAAATTAATAATATGGTAAAAGAGTATAATAAAAGGAGGCTATTTGCTCTTGCTGAAATAAAAAAATGGGGATTAAAAGTAGCAGCAAATCCTTTGGGAGCTTATTATATAATTATAGATGTTAGAGAATATACAAATAACTCTTTAATATTTGCATATAAAACATTAGAAAAAGCTAGAGTGGCAGTAACTCCAGGGATTGATTTTGGAACTAATTTAGAGGGATTTATTAGAATATCATATGCTGTTTCTATTGAGAATTTAGAAGAGGGAATAAAAAGGCTAGGTGAATATTTGCAAAATGAAAAGAAAATTGGGAAAGAAACTAGAAGATAA